One stretch of Punica granatum isolate Tunisia-2019 chromosome 5, ASM765513v2, whole genome shotgun sequence DNA includes these proteins:
- the LOC116208791 gene encoding histone H4, producing MSGRGKGGKGLGKGGAKRHRKVLRDNIQGITKPAIRRLARRGGVKRISGLIYEETRGVLKIFLENVIRDAVTYTEHARRKTVTAMDVVYALKRQGRTLYGFGG from the coding sequence ATGTCGGGCCGTGGTAAGGGTGGGAAGGGACTGGGCAAGGGCGGAGCCAAACGGCACAGGAAGGTGCTGAGGGACAACATCCAGGGAATCACGAAGCCGGCCATCCGCCGGCTGGCTCGCAGGGGCGGTGTGAAGCGTATCAGCGGCCTGATCTACGAGGAGACGCGCGGGGTCCTCAAGATATTCCTGGAGAACGTGATCCGGGACGCCGTCACCTACACCGAGCACGCCCGCCGGAAGACCGTCACCGCCATGGACGTCGTCTACGCGCTCAAGAGGCAGGGCCGGACCCTGTACGGGTTCGGCGGGTGA
- the LOC116208790 gene encoding organelle RRM domain-containing protein 2, mitochondrial-like, with amino-acid sequence MALRTMIARRFLSTSAFSSQFGAAASNLTAAGSTASDKPAPVPSDTLFVSGLNKRTTSETLHEAFVKFGQVVHAKVVTDRNTGFSKGFGFVKYASIEDAAKGIEGMDAKFLEGWVIFAEYARPRPPQGQTAPQNPYAQRS; translated from the exons ATGGCTCTCAGGACCATGATCGCAAGGCGATTCCTCTCGACTTCGGCCTTCTCCTCTCAGTTCGGGGCCGCCGCTTCTAATCTAACCGCTGCTGGCTCTACCGCCTCCGATAAGCCTGCGCCTGTTCCTTCAGATACCCTCTTCGTCTCCG GGCTCAATAAGAGAACAACATCGGAGACACTCCACGAGGCATTTGTTAAGTTCGGTCAAGTGGTTCATG CAAAGGTAGTGACTGACCGTAATACGGGATTCTCAAAGGGCTTTGGATTTGTCAAATATGCCTCGATAGAAGATGCAGCAAAAGGAATAGAAGGGATGGATGCAAAG TTCCTCGAGGGTTGGGTAATCTTTGCTGAATACGCAAGACCAAGGCCACCACAGGGGCAAACAGCACCTCAAAATCCTTATGCACAAAGAAGCTGA